In a genomic window of Mercenaria mercenaria strain notata chromosome 19, MADL_Memer_1, whole genome shotgun sequence:
- the LOC123542919 gene encoding uncharacterized protein LOC123542919 has protein sequence MTTCPEIASQSHSDIVLSTYERTNGTSVVIGCKGFGRHVSGPTNVECLDTGAWSATPKLECEIGLDEKEKLILAAGVVSAALVLITLAAICCYCCCCRRRRRYRRHYKGWRDRGDNWKDGWSGWTSRWFSGSSGDNHMKRGNHFYDYNSSPSKSFVHEYGYSSDNRDGKENFSKKSKFFGRSRRFSDGDKYSVDRQDFSKRTNFLRESGKYSDMDKYSNDRNDFYKKSNFLQQSGKYSDMDKRSADQQDFSKRSNFLRQSGWHSGMDRYSGDRLDKRRKGWRGWTDTLRENWIDWRHRAFGDSLADGSVRRRDNRYDGSYPGRGFRQGYSRYSDGDRQSVDRREIMRSRRYSNDYVPPPGDFRRGRRYSDPSVLTHRNRYAKREVSYDSMPEEVSYHRTRRYSDPMVYRSEQYPQRQNASYESRIVTSGDSYRPSYNIIRVDDSAQKISGREPTTSEYVTTSEYVDKPVVYAGTDVYRHIEGHSTILEPIYYSDPNYYHIGSRQSGALLNGQAQYSGGALLNGQARYSGGALYSGQSLKHVSGHGNYDGLLRLPPISLDKLSKVVDIDLNKFNQSYGTQIASSPRILELNGDRHVTTQRIGTDIGRINTGHYEVLSANPSSGYIVERQEFPIESSTKKGGHYTLYQGKGKTTEIFNNDTDPKTFF, from the exons ATGACAA CTTGTCCGGAAATAGCCAGTCAGAGTCACTCTGATATTGTGCTCAGCACTTACGAAAGAACAAATGGTACAAGCGTTGTGATTGGCTGTAAAGGTTTTGGACGTCATGTGTCTGGACCAACCAATGTTGAATGTCTCGACACAGGGGCATGGTCTGCGACACCAAAACTAGAATGTGAAA TTGGTCTCGACGAAAAAGAAAAGCTCATTCTTGCTGCTGGAGTAGTAAGTGCTGCTCTCGTGCTTATCACACTGGCTGCGATATGCTGTTATTGCTGTTGCTGCAGACGCAGACGACGCTATAGACGTCA CTACAAAGGCTGGAGAGACCGGGGTGATAATTGGAAGGATGGATGGTCGGGCTGGACCAGCAGATGGTTCAGTGGTTCTTCCGGTGACAATCACATGAAGAGAGGCAATCATTTCTATG attataatTCTAGCCCTTCAAAAAGTTTCGTGCACGAATATGGTTACTCTAGCGACAACAGAGATGGTAAGGAGAACTTTTCGAAGAAGTCGAAATTCTTCGGACGTTCTAGAAGGTTTTCGGATGGGGATAAATATTCGGTTGATAGACAAGATTTTTCGAAAAGGACAAATTTCCTAAGGGAATCTGGAAAATATTCAGACATGGATAAATACTCAAATGATCGGAATGACTTTTACAAAAAGTCAAATTTCCTGCAGCAATCTGGGAAATATTCCGATATGGACAAGAGATCGGCTGATCAGCAAGACTTTTCCAAAAGGTCAAATTTTCTACGACAATCTGGGTGGCATTCTGGAATGGATAGGTACTCAGGTGACCGTTTGGATAAGAGACGTAAGGGGTGGAGGGGATGGACTGACACTTTAAGGGAGAACTGGATTGATTGGCGACACCGAGCTTTTGGGGACTCCCTTGCAGACGGCTCAGTTAGAAGGCGCGATAATCGTTATG ATGGCTCATATCCTGGAAGGGGTTTCAGACAAGGATATAGTCGATATTCCGATGGGGATAGACAATCGGTTGATCGACGGGAAATAATGCGGTCAAGACGATACTCGAATGACTATGTGCCACCTCCTGGCGACTTCCGGCGCGGTCGCAGATATTCTGACCCGTCTGTCTTAACACACAGAAATCGATATGCTAAGCGAGAGGTTTCATATGATTCCATGCCGGAGGAAGTAAGTTATCACCGCACGCGTAGATACTCCGATCCAATGGTGTATAGATCTGAACAGTATCCTCAAAGACAAAATGCTTCGTACGAATCCAGGATTGTCACGAGTGGTGACTCATATAGACCGTCTTACAATATAATCAGGGTAGATGACTCTGCGCAAAAAATAAGCGGGAGAGAACCAACAACGTCGGAGTATGTAACAACGTCGGAATATGTTGACAAACCTGTTGTCTACGCCGGTACAGACGTGTACCGGCATATAGAAGGACATTCTACGATACTGGAACCGATATATTACTCCGATCCGAATTATTATCACATCGGGTCGCGGCAAAGTGGAGCGCTATTAAACGGACAGGCGCAGTATAGCGGCGGAGCACTATTAAATGGACAGGCGCGGTATAGCGGCGGGGCGCTTTATAGCGGACAGTCGTTAAAGCACGTTTCTGGGCATGGGAATTATGATGGGCTGTTACGCCTTCCACCTATTTCACTGGATAAACTTTCAAAAGTCGTAGACATTGACTTAAACAAATTTAACCAATCCTACGGCACCCAGATAGCCTCTTCGCCAAGGATTTTAGAGTTAAATGGGGACAGACACGTGACTACTCAGCGCATAGGTACAGATATTGGGCGGATAAATACCGGTCATTATGAAGTTCTGTCTGCAAATCCATCATCAGGGTACATTGTTGAACGACAGGAATTTCCGATCGAGAGCAG TACGAAGAAAGGCGGACATTACACGTTGTACCAGGGTAAAGGAAAAACTACCgaaatatttaataatgataCCGACCCAAAGACAttcttttaa